One Perca flavescens isolate YP-PL-M2 chromosome 14, PFLA_1.0, whole genome shotgun sequence genomic window carries:
- the LOC114568518 gene encoding gastrula zinc finger protein XlCGF8.2DB-like yields MGTEADGEDCGGPEPARNSHPLLQPDTEEQTGASSEPETDGSADWKETREPQSALNSLKHESGLKKTFICSECGTRFGLKSNLKQHMRTHTGEKPFRCSVCKKAFTHSGTLRSHMRTHTGEKPFSCSVCKKSFTQRGNLQSHVVVHTGEKPFSCSECGKTFTERGHLKKHVRIHTGEKPFNCSVCKKSFTQRDNLQKHMRTHTGEKPFSCSVCKKSFTQRGDLQKHIRVHTREKPFSCSLCKKSYTQSWSLRSHMTVHTGEKPFSCSVCNKYFTHSGNLQKHIRTHTGEKPFSCSVCKKSFTRRGNLRSHVAVVHTEEKRFSCSVCNKRFSRHSHVKTHKCFGPMETGADGEDCGGPETARNSHPLLQPETFTIM; encoded by the exons ATGggaacagaagctgatggagaggactgtggaggaccagaaccagccaggaactcacatccacttttacaaccagacaCTGAAGAACAGACTGGAGCCTCTTCTGAACCGGAGACGGATggcagtgctgattggaaggagaccagagaacctcagtcagctttaaactctctgaaacatgaatCAGGACTTAAGAAAACGTTCatctgctctgagtgtgggacAAGATTTGGCCTCAAGTCAAATCTGAAGCAACAtatgagaactcacacaggagaaaaacctttcagatgctcagtctgtaagaaagcttttacaCACAGTGGAACTTTACGGtcacacatgagaactcacacaggagaaaaaccttttagctgctcagtttgtaaaaaatcttttacacagagaggGAATTTACAGTCACACGTGgtagtccacacaggagaaaaaccgtttagctgctctgagtgtggtaaAACTTTTACTGAAAGGGGACACCTGAAAAAACATGtaagaatccacacaggagaaaaaccttttaactgctcagtctgtaaaaaatcttttacacagagggataatttacagaaacacatgagaactcacacaggagagaaaccttttaGCTGTTCAGTCTGTAaaaaatcttttacacagagaggagatttacagaaacacataaGAGTCCACACAAGAGAGAAACCATTCAGCTGCTCACTTTGTAAAAAATCTTATACACAGAGTTGGAGTTTACGGTCACACATGAcagtccacacaggagaaaagcctttcagctgcagtgtctgtaataaatattttacacatagtggaaatttacagaaacacattagaactcacacaggagaaaaacctttcagctgctcagtctgtaagaaatcttttacacgGAGAGGAAATTTACGGTCACACGTGGCTGTAGTCCACACAGAAGAGAAaagattcagctgcagtgtttgtaacaaaagattttccCGGCATTCTCAtgtcaaaacacataaatgttTTGGTCCAATGGAAACgggagctgatggagaggattgtggaggaccagaaacagccaggaactcacatccacttttacaaccagaga CTTTTACAATAATGTGA